A window of the Helianthus annuus cultivar XRQ/B chromosome 4, HanXRQr2.0-SUNRISE, whole genome shotgun sequence genome harbors these coding sequences:
- the LOC110934118 gene encoding uncharacterized protein LOC110934118 produces the protein MMLTPSVGELLVESGKLASDPANDTNHTEKHIHHDQHTYYSKINPNPSFSFHICAHNTTEALSSLLHFRRPEKLRPATGATVFAGRSTPTLSEFLSISSQQVTGVTSGHDSDRRSDAGFSVKQLHTPPLVRLVKHPSHPPPPVASPNEGPATALATAHGGGSQEKERDKQLDRGGADARSLTAVLFRMMDDVIGDRRQQWQW, from the exons ATGATGCTAACCCCGTCAGTGGGAGAACTACTGGTCGAAAGCGGCAAATTGGCAAGTGATCCTGCAAACGACACGAATCACACTGAG AAACACATACATCACGATCAACATACATATTATAGTAAAATAAATCCTAACCCTTCATTCTCTTTTCACATATGCGCACACAACACCACAGAAGCTCTGTCTTCTCTCCTGCATTTCCGGCGGCCGGAGAAGCTCCGGCCAGCCACCGGCGCGACCGTTTTTGCTGGCAGGTCAACCCCAACACTCAGTGAGTTCCTGTCTATCTCGTCACAGCAGGTCACCGGAGTGACCTCCGGCCACGATTCAGACCGGCGATCAGACGCCGGCTTCTCCGTCAAACAACTACACACCCCACCTTTAGTTCGCCTCGTTAAACATCCATCACACCCACCCCCACCTGTTGCATCGCCAAATGAAGGGCCAGCCACTGCCTTGGCGACGGCACACGGCGGCGGAAGtcaagagaaagagagagataaGCAGTTAGACAGAGGAGGAGCCGACGCACGTTCGTTAACAGCAGTATTGTTCCGG ATGATGGATGATGTTATTGGTGACCGACGGCAACAATGGCAGTGGTAG